From one Lotus japonicus ecotype B-129 chromosome 3, LjGifu_v1.2 genomic stretch:
- the LOC130745872 gene encoding transcription repressor OFP14-like, with the protein MPKNIQKSLHDYLSKIKTSPRSQIHLHLPSKKWILRGCKHPRTPSFSMDDKKIDRPNSGNNNNNNKNDDEATLADIDRFLFENFRTLYLGDDEKTHNTKRVSEEENHGKPQNPGPTSLELLPPDLSAFSRRFFVTRGAFSGSLLETGSSSSASTTARNTDDDSSPKAAAAAIPENCVAVLAPCAKCPYEEFKRSMEGVVEERFRNDESVDWDFMEELLSCYMNMNEKKQHKFVLAAFVDVIAVMRRQPLAIAPAKPRSVRTMRIGREIRKKTKEVTLEFESS; encoded by the coding sequence ATGCCCAAGAACATTCAGAAATCCCTTCATGACTACCTCTCCAAAATCAAAACCTCTCCTCGGTCCCAAATCCATTTGCATTTGCCCTCAAAGAAATGGATACTCAGAGGCTGCAAGCATCCCAGAACCCCTTCTTTCTCCATGGATGACAAGAAAATAGACAGACCAAATTCtggtaacaacaacaacaacaacaagaacgATGATGAAGCTACGCTAGCCGACATCGACCGTTTTCTCTTTGAGAATTTCAGGACTCTGTACCTCGGAGACGACGAAAAAACCCACAACACCAAAAGGGTCTCCGAGGAAGAGAATCATGGGAAACCCCAAAACCCAGGTCCCACATCGCTCGAATTGTTACCACCGGATCTCTCCGCTTTTTCTAGAAGGTTCTTCGTGACACGTGGCGCCTTCTCGGGATCGCTGCTGGAAACAGGGTCGAGCAGCTCTGCCTCCACCACCGCACGCAACACCGACGACGATTCGTCTCCaaaggcggcggcggcggcgattCCCGAGAACTGCGTGGCGGTGCTGGCACCATGCGCGAAGTGCCCCTATGAGGAGTTCAAGAGATCGATGGAAGGCGTGGTGGAAGAGAGGTTCAGGAACGATGAGAGCGTGGATTGGGATTTCATGGAGGAGCTCTTGTCCTGTTACATGAACATGAATGAGAAGAAACAGCACAAGTTCGTCCTCGCTGCTTTTGTAGACGTGATCGCCGTCATGCGCCGCCAGCCTCTGGCGATTGCTCCGGCGAAGCCAAGGAGTGTGAGGACCATGAGGATTGGTAGGGAGATCAGGAAGAAGACTAAGGAGGTGACATTGGAATTTGAGTCGTCGTGA
- the LOC130744720 gene encoding transcription repressor OFP14-like: MPKNIQKSLSDYLSKIKTSRSQIHLPSKKLILRGCKHLNTPSFSMDDKRNKKNDNEATLDDIYRFLFENFRSLFLGDAEEINNNNNGHKVHNNTHGKSLMPSRTSFDSFGEPSPGLGGSTRFFVTHGFSGPSSSTATPTKNGDGSCSKETTTFPNNYVAVIVPCTKSPYKEFKRSMEDMVGARLKNDEKVDWDFMEELLFSYMNMNEKKAHKFILAAYVDVINLMRNPPQPALAKSVRTVRIGKEIRKKAEGVKLD; this comes from the coding sequence ATGCCGAAGAACATTCAGAAATCCCTCAGTGACTACCTCTCCAAGATCAAAACCTCTCGCTCACAAATCCATTTACCCTCTAAGAAATTGATCCTCAGAGGATGCAAGCATCTCAACACTCCTTCTTTCTCCATGGATGAtaagagaaacaaaaagaatgaCAATGAAGCCACTCTAGATGACATTTACCGTTTTCTCTTTGAGAATTTCAGGTCTTTGTTCCTCGGAGACGCCGaagaaatcaacaacaacaacaatggccACAAGGTCCATAACAACACCCATGGAAAGTCTCTAATGCCAAGTCGGACATCCTTTGATTCATTCGGGGAACCATCACCTGGTCTCGGAGGCTCTACAAGGTTCTTCGTGACCCATGGCTTCTCAGGGCCTAGTAGCTCAACTGCGACACCCACAAAGAATGGTGATGGTTCATGTTCAAAGGAGACAACCACATTTCCCAATAATtatgtggcagtgattgtgccGTGCACAAAGAGCCCCTACAAGGAATTCAAGAGATCAATGGAAGACATGGTGGGAGCGAGACTGAAGAACGATGAGAAGGTAGACTGGGATTTCATGGAAGAGCTCTTGTTCTCTTACATGAACATGAATGAGAAGAAGGCACACAAGTTCATTCTCGCTGCTTATGTGGACGTGATCAACCTCATGCGGAATCCTCCGCAGCCTGCTCTGGCGAAGAGTGTGAGGACTGTGAGGATCGGCAAGGAGATAAGGAAGAAGGCTGAAGGAGTGAAATTGGATTGA
- the LOC130744721 gene encoding transcription repressor OFP14-like, with translation MEVNVAINTLLIKHTPQPVPLHSNPQTADMPKNIRKSLSDCLSKIKNPRSQIHLPSKKWILRGCKPLIPPSFSMDDKRNKKKNDNEATLDDIDHFLFENFRTLFLGDDKEINNNNNAHQVHNNTHGKSPMPSPTSLISFEEPSPDLGGSRRFFVTRGFSGSSSSTTTPTKNCDGSCSKETITLSNNYVAVLVSCTKSPYEEFKKSMEGVVRARLRNDENVDWDFMEELLFSYMNMNEKQVHKFILAAYVDMISLMCNPPEPAKSVRISKEIRKKAEGVKLG, from the coding sequence ATGGAAGTGAATGTTGCCATCAATACTCTACTTATAAAACACACTCCTCAACCTGTACCACTTCACTCAAACCCTCAAACTGCAGACATGCCGAAGAACATTAGGAAATCCCTCAGTGACTGCCTCTCCAAGATAAAAAATCCTCGCTCACAAATCCATTTACCCTCTAAGAAATGGATCCTCAGAGGCTGCAAGCCTCTCATCCCTCCTTCTTTCTCCATGGATGAtaagagaaacaaaaagaagAATGACAATGAAGCCACTCTAGATGACATTGACCATTTTCTCTTTGAGAATTTCAGGACTCTGTTCCTCGGAGACGACAaagaaatcaacaacaacaacaatgcccACCAGGTCCATAACAACACCCATGGAAAATCTCCAATGCCAAGTCCCACATCCTTAATTTCATTCGAGGAGCCATCACCAGATCTCGGAGGCTCTAGAAGGTTCTTCGTGACCCGTGGATTCTCGGGGTCGAGCAGCTCAACCACGACACCCACAAAGAATTGCGATGGTTCATGTTCAAAGGAGACAATCACATTGTCCAATAACTATGTGGCAGTGTTGGTGTCGTGCACAAAGAGCCCCTACGAGGAATTCAAGAAATCGATGGAAGGCGTAGTGAGAGCGAGGCTGAGGAACGATGAGAATGTGGACTGGGATTTCATGGAAGAACTTTTGTTCTCTTACATGAACATGAATGAGAAGCAGGTACACAAGTTTATTCTTGCTGCTTATGTGGACATGATCAGCCTCATGTGCAATCCTCCGGAACCTGCAAAGAGTGTGAGGATCAGCAAGGAGATAAGGAAGAAGGCTGAAGGAGTGAAATTGGGTTGA